From Penicillium digitatum chromosome 5, complete sequence, one genomic window encodes:
- a CDS encoding fungal-specific transcription factor domain protein — protein sequence MPFFVVAKIETDQSPLTCPAPRNKSKGTLGTSPQGLSTTTPLASVDEDNVAPAMRHASLSHNRDYPTSPAPSEHGSIRLHSNGANYVGSFHWAAVLDSISELRDHYEEEEEARLLAANDHVLHESPGPRLLYEPVQTTKADLLAAIPAQPAVDRMVARYFNAQGVVPEVLHSGRFLREYENFWKDPNAVSIAWIGLLFSVMSLSTRYQQSIEGSEDPETPVRVHMFRENVIHCLVLCQWTRGGDYVLETLINYLTSELFLSRDSEIGLWLVQGMLVQLALSLGYHRDPQNFSSISPFAGEMRRRVWAVIVQMDLRLSSQMALPRLLKLQQYDTAEPRNLLDTDFDENTTELPESRPETEVTPVLYSLARTRIDQMNGLVSDLVNDTREHPYAEIIDLDRKLQEAEASLSPIFRWQPLSQSFMVLPQIVMHRVLLQLAIQRVTVWLHRKYLTPSYYNPAQFEYSRKACIKSAMRILEFQQIVDEETQKDGLLYPVRWMFTSSRLNAVFLLGISILCYYVQLTRTHPDVSLGEQTDNSINDLLQNVYPLWLRLSAISPGARRVVQLLHPLLGMDGQENDQTPVATPNSVSPFPVSRDMMSLDQPAWEPYEDSIVNFSSMPTFPNSVDFRYSDGLMSSSTTAVVSMADLLLTNTTEFDQWMNGQGRTYESK from the exons ATGCCATTCTTCGTTGTCGCGAAAATCGAAACTGACCAAAGTCCTCTCACCTGTCC GGCACCTCGCAATAAAAGCAAA GGTACGCTAGGAACATCGCCACAGGGTTTATCCACAACAACCCCATTGGCCTCGGTCGACGAAGACAACGTCGCGCCAGCTATGCGGCATGCATCCTTGTCGCATAACAGAGACTATCCGACGTCCCCTGCACCCTCGGAGCATGGTAGTATCCGCCTCCATTCAAATGGTGCAAACTATGTTGGAAGCTTTCATTGGGCTGCCGTTCTTGACAGCATCTCGGAGTTGAGGGATCATtacgaagaggaggaggaggcgAGGTTGTTGGCGGCGAATGATCATGTGCTACATGAGAGCCCTGGCCCCAGGCTTCTTTATGAGCCTGTTCAGACAACAAAGGCCGATCTACTAGCTGCCATTCCTGCTCAACCTGCGGTGGATCGGATGGTCGCTCGGTACTTTAACGCCCAGGGTGTTGTTCCAGAAGTCCTTCATAGCGGGCGTTTTCTCAGAGAG TATGAAAATTTCTGGAAAGACCCAAATGCAGTATCAATAGCTTGGATTGGCCTTTTGTTCAGTGTCATGTCCCTCTCAACACGGTATCAACAATCAATCGAGGGCTCTGAGGATCCGGAGACACCGGTGCGCGTGCACATGTTTCGAGAGAATGTCATTCATTGCCTTGTGCTCTGTCAGTGGACGAGGGGTGGAGATTACGTGCTGGAAACTTTAATCAATTATCTAACAAGTGAGCTGTTTCTTTCTAGAGACTCAGAGATTGGTCTGTGGTTGGTACAAGGGATGCTTGTTCAGCTCGCTCTGAGTCTAGGGTATCACCGAGACCCCCAAAACTTCTCCAGTATCTCTCCTTTCGCTGGAGAGATGCGACGAAGGGTATGGGCTGTGATAGTGCAGATGGACTTGCGATTATCTAGCCAGATGGCACTGCCACGTCTCCTTAAGCTGCAACAATATGATACTGCCGAGCCTCGAAATCTGCTCGATACTGATTTTGACGAGAACACCACTGAGCTACCTGAATCGCGCCCCGAAACCGAGGTCACACCTGTCTTGTACAGTCTAGCAAGAACCAGGATAGACCAAATGAACGGGCTAGTCAGTGATCTTGTCAACGACACACGAGAGCACCCATATGCGGAGATCATAGATCTCGACCGGAAATTGCAGGAAGCCGAAGCGTCGCTATCACCCATTTTCCGTTGGCAGCCTCTTAGTCAATCATTTATGGTTTTACCACAGATCGTCATGCACAGAGTGCTACTTCAGCTTGCAATACAGCGTGTGACTGTTTGGCTTCATCGGAAGTATCTTACGCCTTCTTATTACAATCCAGCACAATTCGAATATTCACGAAAGGCCTGCATAAAATCCGCCATGAGAATCCTCGAATTCCAGCAGATCGTTGATGAGGAAACTCAAAAAGATGGACTTTTATACCCCGTGCGATGGATGTTCACGTCATCACGACTGAATGCTGTTTTTCTACTGGGCATTAGTATTCTCTGCTACTATGTTCAGTTGACAAGGACACATCCAGACGTATCCTTAGGTGAACAGACGGATAACAGCATAAATGATCTGCTGCAGAACGTTTATCCTCTCTGGCTACGTTTGAGTGCTATCTCTCCCGGGGCACGGCGAGTGGTTCAGCTCTTGCATCCGCTTCTGGGGATGGACGGACAAGAAAACGATCAGACCCCAGTCGCTACTCCTAACTCGGTTTCTCCATTTCCTGTATCTAGGGATATGATGTCCCTGGATCAGCCTGCGTGGGAACCGTACGAAG ATTCCATTGTAAACTTTTCATCTATGCCCACCTTTCCTAACAGCGTGGATTTTCGGTACTCGGACGGTCTCATGTCGTCTTCAACTACGGCAGTTGTCTCTATGGCAGATTTGTTGCTCACAAACACGACGGAGTTTGATCAGTGGATGAAT GGACAAGGGCGAACCTACGAGTCCAAATGA
- a CDS encoding Major facilitator superfamily domain, general substrate transporter, translating into MPSSSAETDRTAYNQETKSTTAAESGSIEGFLGQKAPTTASSSSENQHPSDFAKDIEKGFPAGNDASTADSNLVDWDGPDDPANPRNWSKAFKMANVLLVSLSVLYCNLATTMFSPGAKLMQREFGFKSDTVEILTITIASLGFAVGQFFVPPLSEVFGRVPVYRVSSIFYLGFTAGCARSTHVAEFLVFRLCTGLSAASYMSTGGGTVADLLPKEERGVAMALFTAGPLLGPVLGPIVGGFVTENLSWRWTFYIILMLAGAITVASFLFMKETSAVTILKGKAARLRKETGNPNLRAKGDKQTPISHLIAHAVTRPATFLVHSPVLFLISLYIAFNFGVTMLLFATFPLVFETYYGWSVGVSGLAYIGVGIGCAVGVLIFANLSDRLLHAEGGNFQAERRLILMMWVSPLFPIGLFLYGWTVQYRVQWVVPIIGTAICGPGAVVISSSAQTYIIDIFGPQTAASAMGALTILRNLTGAFLPLAAPSLYAHLDMGWGNSLLAFITIGFIPIPFLFYWKGEWLREKFPVKV; encoded by the exons ATGCCTTCAAGCTCGGCCGAGACGGATCGAACTGCCTACAACCAGGAAACGAAGAGTACGACAGCCGCAGAATCTGGTTCTATCGAAGGGTTCCTGGGGCAAAAGGCCCCAACTACTGCGAGCAGTAGCTCTGAAAACCAGCACCCGTCGGATTTTGCGAAGGATATCGAGAAAGGATTTCCAGCAGGCAATGATGCCTCCACCGCAGATTCAAACCTCGTCGACTGGGATGGACCGGATGACCCTGCCAATCCACGGAACTGGTCCAAGGCATTCAAAATGGCCAACGTACTGCTGGTCAGTTTGTCCGTGTTGTATTGCAATCTTGCAACCACGATGTTCTCTCCGGGTGCCAAACTCATGCAAAGGGAGTTTGGCTTCAAGAGCGACACGGTTGAGATCCTGACAATCACCATCGCTTCCCTTGGCTTTGCGGTGGGTCAGTTCTTTGTGCCACCCCTCTCTGAAGTTTTTGGACGTGTGCCTGTTTATCGCGTGAGCTCAATATTCTATCTTGGATTTACTGCCGGTTGTGCACGAAGTACCCATGTCGCAGAGTTCCTAGTCTTCCGCCTGTGTACTGGCCTTTCTGCTGCGTCCTACATGTCAACGGGAGGCGGTACTGTCGCAGACTTACTGCCAAAGGAGGAGAGAGGGGTAGCAATGGCTCTATTCACTGCGGGGCCACTTCTTGGGCCG GTTCTTGGCCCTATTGTTGGAGGATTTGTGACCGAGAATCTGAGCTGGAGGTGGACATTTTACATCATTCTCATGCTT GCCGGCGCCATCACGGTTGCCTCGTTCCTATTTATGAAGGAGACAAGCGCCGTCACCATTCTCAAGGGAAAAGCTGCCCGCTTGCGCAAAGAGACAGGGAATCCAAATTTGCGTGCAAAGGGGGACAAGCAAACCCCAATTAGTCATCTTATTGCTCATGCTGTGACTCGTCCAGCCACTTTCCTGGTCCACTCACCTGTTCTGTTCCTAATCTCTCTTTACATTGCGTTCAATTTTGGTGTAACCATGCTGTTGTTTGCGACCTTTCCACTCGTCTTTGAAACCTACTATGGCTGGAGCGTTGGTGTCTCCGGCTTGGCCTATATCGGTGTCGGCATCGGTTGTGCCGTTGGTGTATTGATTTTTGCCAATCTTAGTGACCGCTTGCTACATGCTGAAGGTGGAAATTTCCAGGCCGAGCGACGTCTGATCTTGATGATGTGGGTCTCCCCTCTTTTTCCCATCGGCCTGTTTCTGTATGGGTGGACAGTCCAGTACCGAGTGCAATGGGTTGTTCCCATCATTGGAACGGCTATCTGTGGACCTGGCGCCGTGGTCATCAGTTCCTCTGCACAAACATATATCATTGATATCTTTGGGCCTCAGACAGCCGCCTCCGCCATGGGTGCCCTCACAATTCTTCGTAACTTGACAGGAGCATTCCTGCCTCTTGCCGCTCCTTCGCTCTATGCTCATCTAGATATGGGCTGGGGAAACAGCTTGCTCGCATTCATTACGATTGGTTTCATCCCCATCCCATTCTTGTTTTACTGGAAGGGAGAGTGGCTGCGTGAGAAGTTTCCAGTCAAGGTCTAA
- a CDS encoding Zn(2)-C6 fungal-type DNA-binding domain protein, producing the protein MPSDAVKTSNDGASLSLRLSCDRCRIQKLKCSVPTGSSDCQRCMRARVSCVFGRRAPSKRTNKRAEQQSARPPSPPSPPSSPHSSGSISLASASTRVAPVPGTQLDDKSDFDSVLPSGSDLYHLEHNSWDFQAPWENASLGLQGVGPDVPEYDAAMHGFDWFDSGIAVDDGNLFAHGGSELTQWAQLATTTATASWPGDSSMSMDPPPSNIKNGSTGQTSQRLTTLVSEIQQQLRKLEEGPWHADSTCSLDDYPVGTIIELSQQFSAIAGPILGSKVSGGDALDIHRPGEPERNITSAVADTPTMLLVMCGYMWLVRTYGVVLGHFHTHLNVMPTGSLGATTGMQTPIGGRGTITLGSLTGSALRLSDLPCTDTALGLQQIHTAVRLLFDVLHDIENHLGREAVMVRDRAVALLLQPGKLQDSSSSGLGKKATAVRELLREKMGL; encoded by the coding sequence ATGCCATCCGATGCTGTCAAGACTTCCAATGACGGCGCTTCCCTGTCGCTGCGACTGTCGTGCGACCGGTGTCGGATTCAAAAGTTGAAATGCTCCGTGCCAACGGGATCCAGCGACTGTCAGCGTTGCATGCGGGCAAGAGTTTCATGCGTTTTCGGACGACGAGCTCCGTCAAAACGAACAAATAAACGTGCGGAGCAGCAATCTGCCCGCCCGCCAAGCCCGCCAAGCCCGCCGAGCTCACCACATTCCTCCGGATCGATAAGCTTGGCCTCGGCATCCACCCGCGTAGCCCCTGTCCCAGGCACACAGCTCGATGACAAGAGTGACTTTGATTCGGTGCTGCCGTCCGGGTCTGATCTCTATCATCTCGAGCATAACTCATGGGATTTCCAAGCCCCATGGGAGAATGCGAGTCTAGGTCTACAGGGTGTTGGGCCTGATGTACCGGAGTACGATGCCGCGATGCACGGGTTTGACTGGTTTGATTCAGGGATTGCTGTTGATGACGGAAATTTGTTTGCGCATGGGGGCTCGGAGTTGACCCAATGGGCGCAACTGGCAACAACTACAGCCACGGCAAGCTGGCCGGGTGATAGCTCGATGTCAATGGATCCTCCACCAAGCAATATTAAAAACGGCAGCACCGGACAAACGAGCCAAAGACTGACCACCCTTGTTTCAGAAATCCAGCAGCAGCTGAGAAAGCTCGAAGAAGGACCGTGGCATGCAGACAGCACTTGCAGCCTTGACGATTATCCAGTTGGCACCATCATCGAACTGTCCCAGCAATTTAGCGCCATTGCTGGCCCAATCCTTGGTAGTAAAGTTTCTGGCGGTGATGCGTTAGATATTCATCGTCCTGGTGAGCCCGAACGAAACATAACCAGTGCCGTAGCCGACACACCGACGATGCTGCTTGTCATGTGCGGATACATGTGGCTGGTTCGCACCTACGGGGTGGTTCTTGGTCATTTTCACACACATTTGAATGTTATGCCCACCGGAAGCCTAGGGGCAACGACCGGAATGCAGACGCCTATTGGGGGAAGAGGCACAATCACCCTCGGTTCACTGACTGGATCGGCTTTGAGACTGAGCGATCTCCCTTGCACAGACACGGCACTTGGGCTACAGCAGATCCACACGGCGGTGCGTTTGTTGTTTGATGTATTGCACGATATCGAAAATCATCTGGGCCGCGAAGCCGTAATGGTTCGGGATAGGGCGGTGGCTTTGCTTCTTCAGCCGGGCAAACTTCAGGATAGCAGCTCTAGCGGACTGGGAAAGAAAGCCACAGCAGTGAGGGAGCTTTTGCGGGAGAAGATGGGTCTTTAA
- a CDS encoding Zinc-binding dehydrogenase family oxidoreductase, putative, with amino-acid sequence MTGAYHTPGAVLGCDFAGVVTAVGTTAAEKWGYREGDRVAATIIGMNPLQPHIGAFAEHTVCSAWGTQRIPEHWTFAQAAGGMGGLAWITVSWALFHSMGLPAGPILEPLNTRLPPPQREPKLNIVSDLSSDGSKPATSVLVNGGASYTGTCAIQLLKLAGLKVIAICSSRSFDLVRSFGADAVFDYASATAAEEIRSYTRNSLRLAIDCITTAETTKLCYAALGRAGGRYVALDPYSDSVTATRRVVRPDWVFGLEPLGEEIAWPSPHSRKPNTIAQNFLEVWNPTMQNLVSHGLIRFHPQVVRDTGLAGALEGLEDIRSKKVSGQKLIYTL; translated from the coding sequence ATGACTGGGGCCTACCATACCCCAGGAGCTGTTCTAGGCTGCGATTTCGCTGGAGTTGTGACAGCCGTTGGCACAACCGCGGCCGAGAAATGGGGATATCGCGAAGGAGATCGTGTTGCCGCCACGATCATCGGCATGAATCCATTGCAACCACACATCGGAGCCTTTGCCGAGCATACGGTGTGCTCAGCATGGGGAACCCAGAGGATTCCCGAGCACTGGACTTTCGCACAAGCAGCAGGGGGGATGGGCGGCCTTGCGTGGATCACGGTTTCCTGGGCTTTATTCCATAGCATGGGCCTCCCAGCCGGTCCAATTCTCGAACCGCTCAATACTCGGTTGCCTCCACCACAGAGAGAACCCAAACTCAATATCGTATCGGATCTCAGCAGCGATGGCTCGAAGCCAGCCACGTCAGTGCTGGTCAATGGAGGTGCCAGTTACACTGGCACATGTGCGATCCAGTTGCTTAAGCTGGCGGGGCTTAAAGTCATTGCGATCTGCTCGTCGCGGAGCTTTGACTTGGTTCGTTCGTTTGGTGCGGATGCTGTTTTTGATTACGCTTCCGCTACTGCAGCAGAAGAGATCCGTTCTTACACACGAAATTCGCTGCGGTTGGCGATCGATTGTATTACAACGGCCGAGACGACCAAATTGTGCTATGCTGCTCTGGGGCGCGCAGGTGGTCGCTATGTAGCACTTGACCCGTACAGTGACTCGGTCACGGCAACTCGACGAGTTGTGCGTCCGGACTGGGTGTTTGGTCTGGAGCCGCTTGGAGAAGAGATTGCCTGGCCCTCGCCACACAGCAGGAAGCCAAATACGATTGCACAGAATTTCCTTGAAGTGTGGAATCCCACAATGCAAAACCTTGTGAGTCATGGTCTTATTCGCTTCCATCCACAGGTGGTACGCGATACTGGGCTTGCGGGTGCGTTGGAGGGCTTAGAAGATATTCGATCAAAGAAAGTATCAGGGCAGAAGTTGATCTACACTTTGTGA
- a CDS encoding Phosphoenolpyruvate/pyruvate domain-containing protein: MSVFINSLVEKTTAGHLCTAFGIKLNRNPQIVQLAKNAGFDSLFIDLEHSTLSIDDASQLCCAGLLGEITPFVRVPYQCGNGFVQKVLDGGAMGVIFPHIHSAEHARRAVNTSKYPPMGSRSMTGQLPFFSLKTTPTGQVIDESNSIASSVILMIETKDAIDSVDEIAAVDGADVLLVGSNDLAIDLGIPGGFHTPIFRSALERISRACRQHGKIMGLAGIYDNYQIQNWAINTLGVRFMLCQQDSGLIASGAVECLRKLPSVEKSLDV, encoded by the exons ATGTCGGTCTTTATCAATAGCTTGGTGGAAAAGACCACTGCCGGGCACCTATGCACT GCATTCGGGATAAAACTAAATCGGAATCCCCAGATAGTCCAACTTGCTAAAAATGCCGGGTTTGATAGCCTGTTCATCGATCTGGAGCACTCGACATTGTCCATTGATGATGCCAGTCAGCTATGCTGTGCTGGCCTTCTGGGCGAAATAACGCCATTTGTCCGAGTTCCGTATCAATGTGGCAATGGCTTTGTGCAGAAAGTTCTTGACGGCGGTGCGATGGGTGTTATCTTCCCCCACATCCACTCGGCGG AACATGCAAGGAGGGCTGTGAACACTTCAAAGTATCCACCCATGGGCAGTCGGTCGATGACTGGACAATTGCCCTTCTTTTCGCTGAAAACGACTCCAACAGGTCAAGTTATCGATGAGAGCAATTCAATCGCTTCGTCTGTGATTCTCATGATCGAAACCAAAGATGCGATTGACAGTGTCGATGAAATTGCTGCTGTGGATGGAGCTGATGTACTCCTAGTCGGTTCCAATGATCTGGCAATCGACCTTGGCATACCAGGCGGGTTTCATACTCCGATATTTCGCTCGGCCTTGGAAAGAATCAGTCGAGCATGTCGACAGCATGGCAAAATCATGGGACTGGCTGGCATATATGACAATTATCAAATTCAGAACTGGGCTATTAACACGCTTGGGGTCCGATTTATGCTGTGTCAACAGGATTCGGGTCTCATTGCCAGTGGGGCAGTTGAGTGTCTCCGGAAATTGCCCAGCGTTGAAAAAAGCCTCGATGTATAG